A DNA window from Streptomyces parvus contains the following coding sequences:
- a CDS encoding Gfo/Idh/MocA family protein: MTETVPVSPVAPTGPGAQPLPVVLAGARGHGRWHLANLRRLQHQGRVRLAGICELEPLTTDELAPFGFLGDERPEQSADFGALLDSTGARAAVICTPIPTHTDLALTAASRGVHLLLEKPPAGSWAAYARMADGVRRAGTACQVGFQSFGSHSVPAIQHLVRTGAIGKLTGVGAAGAWIRHDAYFRRAPWSGRRRMGSTDVVDGVLTNPLAHAVATALELAGRGRAEDVLSVETELFRAHDIEADDTSCVRVTTTGGLPVTVAATLCADRAGEPYVIVHGERGRITFWYKQDRVLLQRAGHGPEESVHGRTDLLENLVDHLEHGTPLLVPPERTGAFMRVVEAVRTAPAPVALPADAWETRYDAPAGAAWRTVHGIDGLVAAGAESLALFSELGAAWARSSEVAAS, from the coding sequence ATGACCGAGACCGTCCCCGTCTCCCCGGTCGCCCCCACCGGGCCCGGCGCGCAGCCGCTCCCCGTCGTGCTGGCCGGCGCCCGGGGCCACGGCCGCTGGCACCTGGCCAACCTCCGCCGGCTCCAGCACCAGGGCCGGGTGCGGCTGGCCGGGATCTGCGAACTGGAGCCGCTCACCACCGACGAACTGGCCCCCTTCGGCTTCCTCGGCGACGAGCGACCGGAGCAGTCCGCCGACTTCGGGGCGCTCCTCGACTCCACCGGAGCCCGTGCCGCCGTGATCTGCACGCCCATCCCGACCCACACCGACCTGGCCCTGACCGCCGCGTCCCGCGGCGTCCACCTCCTGCTGGAGAAGCCGCCCGCCGGGAGCTGGGCCGCCTACGCGCGCATGGCCGACGGCGTCCGGCGGGCCGGCACCGCCTGTCAGGTGGGGTTCCAGTCGTTCGGTTCGCACAGCGTGCCCGCCATCCAGCACCTCGTCCGCACCGGGGCGATCGGGAAGCTCACCGGGGTCGGCGCCGCCGGGGCCTGGATCCGCCACGACGCCTACTTCCGCCGGGCGCCCTGGTCCGGTCGGCGCAGGATGGGCTCCACCGACGTGGTCGACGGCGTGCTCACCAACCCACTGGCGCACGCCGTGGCCACCGCGCTCGAACTGGCCGGCCGGGGCAGGGCCGAGGACGTCCTGTCCGTCGAGACCGAGCTGTTCCGGGCCCATGACATCGAGGCGGACGACACCAGCTGCGTCCGCGTCACCACCACCGGCGGCCTGCCCGTCACGGTCGCCGCCACCCTCTGCGCGGACCGGGCCGGGGAACCGTACGTGATCGTCCACGGCGAACGGGGCCGGATCACCTTCTGGTACAAGCAGGACCGCGTCCTGCTCCAACGTGCCGGACACGGCCCCGAGGAGAGCGTCCACGGCCGGACCGACCTCCTGGAGAACCTGGTCGACCACCTGGAGCACGGCACGCCGCTCCTGGTACCGCCGGAGCGCACGGGGGCGTTCATGCGGGTCGTCGAGGCCGTACGCACCGCCCCCGCCCCCGTCGCCCTGCCCGCCGACGCCTGGGAGACCCGGTACGACGCCCCAGCCGGGGCGGCGTGGCGCACGGTGCACGGCATCGACGGCCTGGTCGCCGCCGGGGCCGAATCCCTCGCCCTCTTCTCCGAACTGGGAGCCGCCTGGGCCCGGAGCAGCGAGGTGGCGGCCTCATGA
- a CDS encoding glycoside hydrolase 43 family protein, producing the protein MNRPWTADLGNGTYRNPVLNADWSDPDVVRVGADHYLTASSFGRAPGLPLLHSRDLVNWTLVGHALDRVEPAADFARPRHDAGVWAPSLRHHAGRFWIFWGDPDHGVQQINAERAEGPWSAPHLLKPGRGFIDACPLWDEETGEAYLVHAWAKSRSGIKNRLTGHRMSADGRTLLDEGRTLVDADRIPGWFTLEGPKLHRHDGHFWIFAPAGGVETGWQGAFRSRDFFGPYEERVVLSQGRTGVNGPHQGGWVRTAAGEDWFLHFQARGAYGRVVHLQPMRWDAEGWPVIGDAGEPVSTHRKPAAPEQPVAAPAVDDDFPGGAHGKQWQWTANPCPAAWTEPSEHAADGLRLTCVRTPDAHDLRLLPHVLVQRLPAEEFTVEVDLELRSDEPGAKAGLTVLGDAFCWIGLEAGADGAPRLVHRYAEGVAERERDAAEARASPGGRARLRIEVTAGARCRFFADTGDGFRRSGQVFAATPWRWVAALLGLFATAPAGTGPAGTALFSTFRATH; encoded by the coding sequence GTGAACCGGCCCTGGACCGCCGACCTCGGGAACGGCACGTACCGCAACCCCGTGCTGAACGCCGACTGGTCCGACCCGGACGTCGTCCGCGTGGGCGCGGACCACTACCTCACCGCGTCCAGCTTCGGCCGGGCCCCGGGGCTGCCGCTCCTGCACTCCCGCGACCTGGTCAACTGGACGCTCGTCGGCCACGCCCTGGACCGCGTCGAGCCCGCCGCCGACTTCGCCCGTCCCCGCCACGACGCCGGCGTGTGGGCCCCCTCCCTGCGCCACCACGCGGGCCGCTTCTGGATCTTCTGGGGGGACCCCGACCACGGCGTCCAGCAGATCAACGCCGAGCGCGCAGAGGGGCCGTGGAGCGCCCCGCACCTGCTCAAACCCGGCCGCGGCTTCATCGACGCCTGCCCCCTGTGGGACGAGGAGACCGGCGAGGCCTACCTCGTCCACGCCTGGGCCAAGTCCCGCTCCGGGATCAAGAACCGCCTCACCGGGCACCGCATGAGCGCCGACGGACGCACCCTCCTCGACGAGGGCCGGACCCTCGTCGACGCCGACCGGATACCCGGCTGGTTCACCCTGGAGGGCCCCAAGCTCCACCGCCACGACGGACACTTCTGGATCTTCGCCCCGGCCGGCGGGGTGGAGACCGGCTGGCAGGGCGCCTTCCGGTCGCGGGACTTCTTCGGCCCGTACGAGGAACGCGTCGTGCTGTCCCAGGGGCGTACCGGCGTCAACGGCCCGCACCAGGGCGGCTGGGTGCGGACCGCCGCCGGCGAGGACTGGTTCCTGCACTTCCAGGCACGCGGCGCGTACGGGAGGGTCGTCCACCTCCAGCCCATGCGCTGGGACGCGGAGGGCTGGCCCGTCATCGGCGACGCGGGCGAACCCGTCTCCACGCACCGCAAACCGGCCGCACCCGAGCAGCCCGTGGCGGCGCCCGCCGTGGACGACGACTTCCCCGGCGGCGCCCACGGCAAGCAGTGGCAGTGGACGGCCAACCCCTGCCCCGCAGCGTGGACGGAGCCCTCCGAGCACGCCGCCGACGGGCTGCGGCTCACCTGCGTGCGCACGCCGGACGCCCATGACCTGCGGCTGCTGCCCCACGTCCTGGTCCAGCGCCTGCCCGCCGAGGAGTTCACCGTCGAAGTGGACCTCGAACTGCGCAGCGACGAGCCGGGCGCCAAGGCGGGGCTGACCGTGCTCGGGGACGCCTTCTGCTGGATCGGCCTGGAGGCCGGGGCGGACGGAGCTCCCCGGCTCGTGCACCGGTACGCCGAGGGCGTCGCGGAGCGCGAACGCGACGCGGCCGAGGCCCGCGCCTCGCCCGGGGGCCGGGCGAGGCTGCGGATCGAGGTCACGGCGGGGGCCCGATGCCGCTTCTTCGCCGACACGGGCGACGGGTTCCGGCGCTCGGGGCAGGTCTTCGCCGCCACCCCGTGGCGCTGGGTCGCCGCTCTCCTCGGCCTCTTCGCCACCGCACCGGCCGGGACGGGCCCCGCCGGCACGGCGCTCTTCAGCACCTTCCGCGCCACCCACTGA
- a CDS encoding sugar ABC transporter substrate-binding protein: MTISKTRRGRTASAVSLVAALALTAAACGDDGSGAGTEGSGKGEITFWDNNGGPRTAIWTEIIKDFEKQHPDIEVKYVPIPIADVQSKYDTAIAGGGLPDVGGVGTAYLANMVSQEALEPVDKRLKGSALEGKLVDSMVESVRAAAGRGDDIYSVPTSANNGVLWYRTDLFEQAGLKAPGTWADFYTAAEKLTDTGNNKFGYTIRGGAGSIAQALDAVYGQSGITEFWDGEKTTLNDPKNVAALEKYAGLYKRTTPAADVNNDFTKMVAQWDTGTIGMLSHNLGSYQDHAKALGDDRFAGIPAPIGDSGTRVQVSNPVDGLGLFRSSDNKTAAWKFIEFAASHASNSKWNESAGAIPANAQAAKDPWIKETESTALAAKALTDGSTEVVDLPYYLPDWNNISKADNEPEFQKLLLGKITAKEFLDKMAEELNTANKEWAELGNG; this comes from the coding sequence ATGACCATCTCGAAGACCCGGCGGGGGCGCACCGCATCCGCCGTCTCCCTCGTAGCAGCCCTCGCGCTGACGGCCGCCGCGTGCGGCGACGACGGCAGCGGTGCCGGTACGGAAGGGAGCGGCAAGGGCGAGATCACCTTCTGGGACAACAACGGCGGGCCGCGCACCGCCATCTGGACCGAGATCATCAAGGACTTCGAGAAGCAGCACCCGGACATCGAGGTGAAGTACGTCCCGATCCCCATCGCCGACGTCCAGTCCAAGTACGACACCGCGATCGCCGGCGGCGGGCTGCCCGACGTGGGCGGGGTCGGCACCGCCTACCTCGCCAACATGGTCTCGCAGGAAGCCCTGGAGCCGGTCGACAAGAGGCTGAAGGGGTCCGCCCTGGAGGGCAAGCTCGTCGACTCCATGGTCGAGAGCGTCAGAGCGGCCGCCGGCCGGGGCGACGACATCTACTCCGTCCCGACCTCCGCCAACAACGGCGTGCTCTGGTACCGCACGGACCTGTTCGAGCAGGCCGGGCTGAAGGCCCCCGGCACCTGGGCCGACTTCTACACCGCGGCCGAGAAGCTCACCGACACCGGGAACAACAAGTTCGGCTACACCATCCGCGGTGGCGCGGGCTCCATCGCCCAGGCGCTGGACGCCGTCTACGGGCAGTCGGGCATCACGGAGTTCTGGGACGGCGAGAAGACGACGCTCAACGACCCGAAGAACGTCGCCGCGCTGGAGAAGTACGCGGGCCTCTACAAGAGGACCACGCCCGCCGCCGACGTCAACAACGACTTCACCAAGATGGTCGCCCAGTGGGACACGGGCACCATCGGCATGCTGAGCCACAACCTCGGCTCCTACCAGGACCACGCGAAGGCCCTGGGCGACGACAGGTTCGCGGGCATCCCCGCCCCCATCGGGGACAGCGGCACCCGCGTCCAGGTCTCCAACCCCGTCGACGGACTCGGCCTCTTCCGGTCGAGCGACAACAAGACCGCGGCATGGAAGTTCATCGAGTTCGCCGCCTCCCACGCGTCCAACAGCAAATGGAACGAGTCGGCCGGCGCCATCCCGGCCAACGCCCAAGCGGCGAAGGACCCCTGGATCAAGGAGACCGAGTCGACCGCGCTGGCCGCGAAGGCGCTGACGGACGGATCCACCGAGGTCGTCGACCTGCCGTACTACCTGCCCGACTGGAACAACATCAGCAAGGCGGACAACGAGCCGGAGTTCCAGAAGCTGCTCCTCGGCAAGATCACGGCGAAGGAGTTCCTGGACAAGATGGCCGAGGAGCTGAACACCGCCAACAAGGAGTGGGCCGAGCTGGGCAACGGCTGA
- a CDS encoding PmoA family protein translates to MNRPAAAPSAAQPVHPASPAPPEPLDCGGRTVAHYGYGAAADGRPRLHPVTTLAGRTVTQDRPDDHRHHLGVSVAVPDVSGRNFWGGRTYVRGQGPTELDNHGVQRCLGLERHGPGAFTQSLGWEADGVELLREQRTVEAIELSSVAWALDLSFALTNHSADDLSLGSPATNGRPGAGYGGFFWRAPKEAAPPDVFSADRAGEEAVHGRTSDWLALAGDGWTLVLAGASEGTRRDPWFVRTTEYPGVGSSLAADERLPVPAGATVVRRVVTVVADGRLDRDTAAAYVRRAVTS, encoded by the coding sequence ATGAACCGGCCCGCCGCGGCCCCGTCCGCCGCCCAGCCCGTACATCCCGCCTCACCCGCACCCCCCGAACCCCTCGACTGCGGCGGACGCACGGTCGCCCACTACGGCTACGGCGCCGCCGCGGACGGCCGCCCCCGCCTGCATCCCGTCACCACGCTCGCCGGCCGCACCGTCACCCAGGACCGTCCCGACGACCACCGCCACCACCTGGGCGTCTCCGTCGCCGTGCCCGACGTGTCCGGCCGCAACTTCTGGGGCGGGCGCACCTACGTCCGGGGGCAGGGGCCCACCGAGCTGGACAACCACGGTGTCCAGCGCTGCCTCGGCCTGGAGCGGCACGGTCCCGGCGCCTTCACGCAGTCGCTCGGCTGGGAGGCGGACGGCGTCGAACTGCTGCGGGAGCAGCGCACCGTCGAGGCCATCGAACTCTCGTCCGTCGCTTGGGCGTTGGACCTCTCCTTCGCCCTCACCAATCACTCGGCCGACGACCTCTCCCTCGGCAGCCCCGCGACCAACGGCCGCCCCGGCGCCGGTTACGGCGGCTTCTTCTGGCGGGCCCCCAAGGAGGCCGCCCCGCCCGACGTGTTCAGCGCCGACCGTGCGGGCGAGGAAGCGGTGCACGGCCGGACCTCCGACTGGCTCGCCCTCGCCGGGGACGGCTGGACCCTCGTCCTCGCCGGGGCGAGCGAGGGGACCCGACGCGATCCGTGGTTCGTGCGGACGACGGAGTACCCGGGCGTCGGCTCCTCCCTCGCGGCGGACGAACGGCTGCCCGTGCCCGCCGGGGCCACCGTCGTACGCCGGGTCGTCACCGTCGTCGCGGACGGCAGGCTGGACCGGGACACCGCGGCCGCGTACGTCCGCCGGGCGGTGACCTCGTGA
- a CDS encoding carbohydrate ABC transporter permease has translation MTALLTEKNGAARRPVHPGGPPPASRRRTGRERAYDDVPRWQIYLPLGLYLLFTLIPFYWMLLFALRPAGSTALVPWPMTGEHFSKVWNERSFAVFFQNSMIVGIATLIATTLVALAGGYALARFDFKIKGAFMLALLCSQFIPGALMLVPLFEIFRNLQMINSLWSVVIAETVFQLPLSIILISGFIKNVPVSLEEAAWVDGCSRFTAFRAVVLPLLRPGLIAVGSFAFVHSWNHFLFALMFLSEQDKQTIPVGLNTLIGADSVDLGALAAGGVIAAVPVVIVFAFIQKWLVTGFSAGAVKG, from the coding sequence GTGACCGCCCTGCTCACCGAGAAGAACGGCGCCGCGCGGCGGCCCGTCCACCCCGGCGGCCCGCCGCCCGCCTCGCGCCGCCGCACCGGACGGGAGCGCGCCTACGACGACGTACCGCGCTGGCAGATCTACCTGCCGCTCGGCCTCTACCTGCTGTTCACCCTCATCCCGTTCTACTGGATGCTCCTGTTCGCCCTGCGGCCCGCCGGCTCCACCGCGCTGGTGCCCTGGCCGATGACCGGGGAGCACTTCTCCAAGGTCTGGAACGAGCGCAGCTTCGCCGTCTTCTTCCAGAACAGCATGATCGTCGGCATCGCCACCCTGATCGCCACCACCCTGGTCGCCCTGGCCGGCGGGTACGCCCTGGCCCGGTTCGACTTCAAGATCAAGGGCGCGTTCATGCTGGCGCTGCTCTGCTCGCAGTTCATCCCCGGCGCCCTGATGCTCGTACCGCTCTTCGAGATCTTCCGCAACCTCCAGATGATCAACTCCCTGTGGAGCGTCGTCATCGCCGAGACGGTCTTCCAGCTTCCGCTGTCGATCATCCTGATCAGCGGGTTCATCAAGAACGTCCCGGTCTCGCTGGAGGAGGCCGCCTGGGTCGACGGGTGTTCGCGCTTCACCGCCTTCCGGGCGGTCGTCCTGCCGCTGCTGCGCCCCGGGCTGATCGCCGTGGGTTCCTTCGCCTTCGTCCACAGCTGGAACCACTTCCTGTTCGCGCTGATGTTCCTCAGCGAACAGGACAAGCAGACGATCCCGGTCGGCCTCAACACCCTGATCGGGGCGGACAGCGTCGACCTCGGAGCGCTTGCGGCGGGCGGCGTCATCGCCGCGGTGCCCGTCGTGATCGTCTTCGCCTTCATCCAGAAGTGGCTCGTCACGGGCTTCAGCGCGGGGGCGGTGAAGGGATGA
- a CDS encoding polysaccharide lyase family 1 protein — translation MPARTRHTRAVAVTLGCASLALALSVPAQAAARPAPHGTGIERAVLPAGDGWASAGSSTTGGADAAPEHVYTVTDRAELVAAFEEAGDAPKIVRVAGTVHGNSAVDGTPIGCEQYETDGYTLEKYLAAYDPEVWGGDRVPEGPLEDARAASAKLQQAAVNVRVPSNTTLVGVGADPEIIGASLQVRDVSNVIVRNISFEDTYDCFPQWDPTDGSEGAWNSEYDNLVVHGSRNVWIDHNTFSDGDRPDAEQPRYFGQLYQQHDGLFDIVRGADLVTVSWNVLKDHDKTMLIGNSDGAGATDRGKLRVTLHHNLFKDVKERAPRVRFGQVDSYNNHFVATRGGSYGYTYGIGTESRLVAEHNAFTLAGDVDRATVLKKWSEAPLTAEDNYVNGRRTDLIAVHNAGVPGEQLAEGAGWTPELRTTVHHPRAVPVLVGLKAGAGRLSGRG, via the coding sequence ATGCCCGCACGCACGCGTCACACCCGGGCCGTCGCCGTCACCCTGGGCTGCGCCTCGCTGGCCCTCGCGCTGAGCGTCCCCGCCCAGGCCGCCGCCCGGCCGGCCCCCCACGGCACGGGGATCGAGCGCGCCGTACTGCCCGCCGGGGACGGCTGGGCCTCCGCCGGCAGCTCCACCACGGGAGGCGCGGACGCCGCACCCGAGCACGTCTACACCGTGACCGACCGGGCCGAGCTCGTCGCCGCCTTCGAGGAGGCGGGCGACGCACCGAAGATCGTCAGGGTCGCCGGCACCGTCCACGGCAACTCCGCGGTCGACGGCACCCCGATCGGCTGCGAGCAGTACGAGACCGACGGCTACACCCTGGAGAAGTACCTCGCCGCCTACGACCCGGAGGTCTGGGGCGGCGACCGGGTTCCCGAGGGCCCGCTGGAGGACGCCCGGGCGGCCTCCGCGAAGCTCCAGCAGGCCGCCGTGAACGTCCGGGTCCCGTCCAACACCACGCTGGTCGGGGTCGGTGCGGACCCCGAGATCATCGGCGCCAGCCTGCAGGTCCGCGACGTCTCCAACGTCATCGTCCGCAACATCTCCTTCGAGGACACCTACGACTGCTTCCCGCAGTGGGACCCCACGGACGGCAGTGAGGGCGCCTGGAACTCGGAGTACGACAACCTCGTCGTCCACGGCTCCCGGAACGTCTGGATCGACCACAACACCTTCAGTGACGGCGATCGCCCCGACGCCGAACAGCCGCGATATTTCGGCCAGCTGTACCAGCAGCACGACGGTCTCTTCGACATCGTGCGCGGAGCCGACCTGGTCACCGTGTCGTGGAACGTCCTGAAGGACCACGACAAGACGATGCTCATCGGCAACAGCGACGGCGCCGGCGCGACCGACCGCGGCAAGCTCCGCGTGACGCTCCACCACAACCTGTTCAAGGACGTCAAGGAGCGTGCGCCCCGCGTCCGCTTCGGCCAGGTCGACTCGTACAACAACCACTTCGTCGCCACGCGCGGCGGTTCCTACGGCTACACCTACGGCATCGGCACCGAGTCCCGCCTGGTCGCCGAGCACAACGCGTTCACCCTCGCCGGCGACGTGGACCGGGCCACCGTCCTGAAGAAGTGGTCGGAGGCCCCGCTCACCGCGGAGGACAACTACGTCAACGGACGCAGGACCGATCTGATCGCCGTGCACAACGCCGGCGTTCCCGGCGAGCAGCTCGCCGAGGGCGCGGGCTGGACCCCCGAACTGCGCACGACGGTCCACCACCCCCGGGCCGTCCCCGTGCTGGTCGGCCTCAAGGCCGGGGCGGGCAGGCTGTCCGGCCGCGGATGA
- a CDS encoding polysaccharide lyase family 1 protein: MRQPVTRRLQAAVATLALAAAAGGIVLTAPEASAAAGSATGYATQNGGTTGGAGGQTVRATTGTAIHAALCGRAAAGTPIVIEVEGTINHGNTSKVSGGSCNTADGVIELKQISNVTIVGVGGGAVFDQIGIHIRESSNVIIQNVTVRNVKKSGSPTSNGGDAIGMESGVRNVWVDHTTLEASGGESEGYDGLFDMKADTRYVTLSYSILRNSGRGGLVGSSESDVSNGFVTYHHNLYENIDSRAPLLRGGIGHMFNNHYVRINSSGINSRAGARAKVENNYFEDSKDVLGTFYTDAAGYWQTAGNTLDNVTWSSPGEDNNPAGPDMKSTTTVSIPYAYTADAAGCVPDVVSRTAGAGKGLKVSDGNCATQPPTEPTPGPTDPTPGPTDPTPPGGTNLSIGAGSDGSSKASGTSFGHLRDGDLNTYWSPAGSTGHASIKWDSATAVSSVVIREAAGSAIGAWRLLDADAGTVLASGDGAGTISFPRTTLRKITFEIVSSNGTPKIAEYETYAG, from the coding sequence ATGAGGCAACCCGTCACACGGCGGCTGCAGGCGGCAGTGGCCACCCTGGCCCTCGCCGCCGCGGCCGGCGGCATCGTCCTGACCGCGCCCGAGGCATCGGCGGCGGCCGGCAGCGCCACGGGCTACGCCACCCAGAACGGCGGAACCACCGGCGGCGCCGGCGGACAGACCGTGCGGGCCACCACCGGCACCGCGATCCACGCGGCCCTGTGCGGCCGCGCCGCCGCCGGCACACCGATCGTCATCGAGGTCGAGGGCACCATCAACCACGGCAACACCAGCAAGGTGTCCGGCGGCAGTTGCAACACGGCCGACGGCGTGATCGAACTGAAGCAGATCAGCAACGTCACGATCGTGGGCGTCGGCGGCGGAGCCGTCTTCGATCAGATCGGCATCCACATCCGCGAGTCCAGCAACGTCATCATCCAGAACGTGACCGTGCGGAACGTCAAGAAGTCCGGGTCCCCGACCTCCAACGGCGGTGACGCCATCGGCATGGAGTCCGGTGTCCGCAACGTCTGGGTCGATCACACGACGCTGGAGGCGTCGGGCGGCGAGTCCGAGGGGTACGACGGCCTCTTCGACATGAAGGCCGACACCCGGTACGTGACCCTCTCCTACAGCATCCTGCGCAACTCGGGCCGGGGCGGACTGGTGGGGTCCAGCGAGAGCGACGTCTCCAACGGGTTCGTCACGTACCACCACAACCTGTACGAGAACATCGACTCCCGCGCGCCCCTGCTCAGGGGCGGTATCGGCCACATGTTCAACAACCACTACGTGCGGATCAACTCGTCCGGCATCAACTCCCGCGCCGGCGCCCGCGCCAAGGTGGAGAACAACTACTTCGAGGACTCCAAGGACGTCCTCGGCACCTTCTACACCGACGCCGCCGGGTACTGGCAGACCGCCGGCAACACGCTGGACAACGTGACCTGGTCGAGCCCCGGCGAGGACAACAACCCGGCCGGTCCCGACATGAAGTCCACCACCACCGTCAGCATCCCCTACGCCTACACCGCCGACGCGGCCGGCTGCGTTCCGGACGTCGTGAGCCGTACGGCGGGCGCCGGCAAGGGCCTGAAGGTCTCGGACGGGAACTGCGCGACCCAGCCGCCGACCGAGCCCACTCCCGGCCCCACCGACCCGACCCCCGGCCCCACCGACCCCACGCCGCCCGGCGGGACCAACCTCAGCATCGGCGCCGGGTCCGACGGATCCAGCAAGGCCTCCGGGACCAGCTTCGGTCATCTGCGGGACGGTGACCTGAACACCTACTGGTCGCCCGCAGGTTCGACCGGCCACGCCTCGATCAAGTGGGACTCCGCCACCGCCGTGTCCTCGGTCGTCATCCGGGAGGCGGCGGGATCCGCCATCGGGGCCTGGCGGCTCCTCGACGCCGACGCCGGCACCGTCCTGGCCTCCGGCGACGGAGCGGGGACCATCTCCTTCCCCCGCACGACCCTGCGCAAGATCACTTTCGAGATCGTCAGCTCGAACGGCACCCCGAAGATCGCCGAGTACGAGACGTACGCCGGCTGA
- a CDS encoding APC family permease, with amino-acid sequence MTQLDARPRAGDTVRGSAPADGGSGGVRGKGLGGNSVGLMGSAVIGVSTVAPVYCLTSTLGSTAGEVGVQMPAVFLAGFLPMLLVAFAYRELNKAMPDCGTSFTWTVKAFGPRVGWMCGWGLVIATIIVLSNLAGVATSYFWLLAGEITGSGSVAALDDSKPVHIITCLALIAVATAISYRGMTATKGIQYALVGLQLAVLALFVTMALGKAGGGGPDFASSLDFSWSWLNPFAVQSFAAFTAGLSLSIFMFWGWDACLTANEETTGSEKTPGRAALIAMVVLVGSYLATGIAAQMAVGSGGSGLGLADPDTSDNVFAALAGPVMGPGLGVLLFLAVLASAAASLQTTFIPVARTVLAMSAYEAMPAAYAKVHPRFKTPGRATVTAGIGTGVFYTVMTLVSEHVLVDTIYALGLMICFYYALTAFACAWYFRAELTRSARDLAFKGLFPLLGGILLAAVFAKTLYDMWDPAYGSGSSVFGVGSVFVIGVGLLLLGVVLMVAMERRSPAFFRGEVLTKETPALVVQD; translated from the coding sequence ATGACTCAGCTGGACGCGCGGCCACGGGCCGGAGACACGGTGCGGGGAAGCGCCCCGGCCGACGGTGGCAGTGGCGGCGTACGCGGCAAAGGGCTCGGCGGGAACTCCGTCGGCCTCATGGGCAGTGCGGTCATCGGTGTCTCCACCGTCGCGCCCGTCTACTGCCTGACCTCCACCCTCGGCTCCACCGCCGGAGAGGTCGGCGTGCAGATGCCCGCCGTCTTCCTGGCCGGGTTCCTGCCGATGCTGCTCGTGGCGTTCGCCTACCGCGAGCTGAACAAGGCGATGCCCGACTGCGGCACCTCCTTCACCTGGACGGTGAAGGCGTTCGGCCCCCGCGTCGGCTGGATGTGCGGCTGGGGTCTCGTCATCGCGACGATCATCGTGCTGTCCAACCTGGCGGGCGTCGCCACCTCGTACTTCTGGCTGCTTGCGGGCGAGATCACCGGCAGCGGCTCGGTCGCCGCCCTGGACGACAGCAAGCCCGTCCACATCATCACCTGCCTCGCCCTCATCGCCGTCGCCACCGCGATCAGCTACCGGGGCATGACCGCCACCAAGGGCATCCAGTACGCCCTGGTCGGGCTCCAGTTGGCGGTCCTCGCCCTGTTCGTGACGATGGCCCTCGGCAAGGCGGGCGGCGGCGGCCCGGACTTCGCGTCCTCGCTCGACTTCTCCTGGTCCTGGCTGAACCCCTTCGCCGTCCAGTCCTTCGCCGCCTTCACGGCGGGCCTCTCCCTCTCCATCTTCATGTTCTGGGGCTGGGACGCCTGTCTGACCGCGAACGAGGAGACCACCGGCAGCGAGAAGACCCCCGGCCGCGCGGCCCTCATCGCGATGGTCGTCCTGGTCGGCTCCTACCTCGCCACCGGCATCGCCGCGCAGATGGCCGTCGGCTCCGGTGGGTCCGGGCTCGGCCTCGCCGACCCGGACACCTCCGACAACGTCTTCGCCGCCCTCGCCGGGCCCGTGATGGGCCCCGGACTCGGCGTCCTGCTCTTCCTCGCGGTCCTCGCCTCGGCCGCCGCCAGCCTTCAGACCACGTTCATCCCGGTCGCCCGCACGGTGCTCGCGATGTCCGCGTACGAGGCGATGCCGGCCGCGTACGCCAAGGTCCACCCCCGCTTCAAGACGCCCGGCCGGGCGACGGTCACGGCGGGCATCGGCACCGGCGTCTTCTACACCGTGATGACCCTGGTCAGCGAGCACGTCCTGGTCGACACCATCTACGCGCTCGGCCTCATGATCTGCTTCTACTACGCGCTGACCGCCTTCGCCTGCGCCTGGTACTTCCGGGCCGAACTGACCCGCTCCGCCCGGGACCTGGCCTTCAAGGGCCTCTTCCCGCTGCTCGGCGGCATCCTGCTCGCCGCCGTCTTCGCCAAGACCCTCTACGACATGTGGGACCCGGCGTACGGCTCCGGCTCCTCGGTGTTCGGCGTCGGCTCGGTCTTCGTCATCGGGGTGGGGCTGCTGCTCCTCGGCGTGGTGCTGATGGTCGCGATGGAGCGCCGCAGCCCGGCGTTCTTCCGGGGCGAGGTGCTCACGAAGGAGACCCCGGCCCTGGTGGTCCAGGACTGA